In Gordonia iterans, the following proteins share a genomic window:
- a CDS encoding phage minor head protein: MSPAPRNLQRLAAERRLVLAERLIEDAMVRAVGSWLATVRDTLIAELSPAGLTAAGYGEVERAAEAAKNWNAWRHELDNTLLPAVAIAFGEQFQDARRRAGNGSLPHQQDYLAQVADRLRIWPEGAFERLRPELLEALAEAETIEQITDRVGWVLGIDADQRAIKAMINEVEAELEQPDLTPERRADLRARRRRLWQDHDDEETRWRWLARRIARTEAHGAVMAGQLAAAREREAEHGITLYKRWLATEDTRTRASHRVADGQTVPLAQPFRVGGFLLQFPGDPIVIAPHETINCRCSLLILDGDELQDELQGPDGSLGEVKPGGVRVGTDDPDEAEAAIHDVVEAEQLQPPPDPADRGERHGQPTPPDGPHIEWRDERDEPVWREPDPADVDLSGYSDDELFQLMVDNADGFDGMYEAARNEWDRRALELDRPPSDTDTEEIDLGLLNDADLVAQQTNAPTSAGQEEWETRVEVIDSKIVDDDVFDRLADDAPSDYRTRRSAALTEVTAIEASDPNAFDPVQSPEHDRGIPPIVLSAIPDLKLDRADVEKIIYGVPDNKAGGHLFGVTRPGKSETPRAWTPARFLLALLLLTVGYHYEAFSGDRRVRRLEVNGVIFELSTYTQGGKTKFRSFFALNGAGVYKIDRATGRRVPVPLDRRLLYRDDL, translated from the coding sequence ATGTCACCGGCGCCGCGTAACCTGCAGCGCCTGGCCGCCGAGCGCCGTCTGGTGCTCGCCGAACGCCTCATCGAGGACGCGATGGTGCGCGCCGTCGGATCCTGGCTCGCCACCGTCCGCGACACCCTGATCGCCGAACTTTCCCCGGCCGGCCTGACCGCCGCCGGATACGGCGAAGTCGAACGGGCCGCCGAGGCGGCGAAGAACTGGAACGCCTGGCGGCACGAACTCGACAACACCTTGCTGCCCGCCGTCGCGATCGCGTTCGGGGAACAGTTCCAGGACGCGCGCCGCCGCGCCGGCAACGGATCGCTCCCGCACCAGCAGGACTACCTCGCCCAGGTCGCCGACCGTCTCCGGATCTGGCCCGAAGGCGCCTTCGAGCGTCTACGCCCTGAACTCCTCGAAGCGCTCGCCGAAGCCGAGACGATCGAGCAGATCACCGACCGCGTCGGCTGGGTCCTCGGAATCGACGCCGACCAGCGCGCCATCAAGGCGATGATCAACGAAGTCGAGGCCGAACTCGAGCAGCCCGATCTCACCCCGGAGCGGCGCGCCGACCTCCGCGCCCGCCGCCGCCGACTGTGGCAGGACCACGACGACGAAGAGACCCGGTGGCGGTGGCTCGCCCGCCGGATAGCGCGCACCGAAGCGCACGGTGCGGTGATGGCCGGCCAGCTCGCCGCCGCACGTGAACGCGAAGCCGAACACGGGATCACGCTGTACAAGCGGTGGCTCGCGACCGAGGACACCCGCACACGCGCATCGCACCGGGTCGCCGACGGGCAGACCGTGCCGCTCGCGCAGCCGTTCCGGGTCGGCGGGTTCCTGCTGCAGTTCCCCGGCGACCCCATCGTGATCGCACCACACGAAACCATAAATTGCCGCTGCTCCCTGCTGATTTTGGACGGCGACGAACTCCAAGACGAACTACAAGGCCCGGACGGAAGCCTCGGCGAGGTGAAGCCCGGAGGTGTCCGGGTAGGCACTGACGATCCTGACGAGGCCGAAGCGGCGATCCACGACGTTGTGGAGGCCGAGCAGTTGCAGCCGCCACCTGATCCGGCGGACCGCGGTGAACGGCACGGCCAGCCGACACCACCGGACGGCCCGCACATCGAGTGGCGCGACGAACGCGACGAACCGGTGTGGCGCGAACCCGACCCCGCCGACGTCGACCTGTCCGGCTACTCCGACGACGAACTGTTCCAGTTGATGGTCGACAACGCCGACGGATTCGACGGCATGTACGAAGCCGCCCGCAACGAATGGGATCGGAGAGCACTCGAACTCGACCGGCCACCATCCGACACTGACACCGAAGAAATTGATCTCGGGCTGCTCAACGACGCCGACCTGGTCGCACAGCAGACGAACGCGCCAACCTCCGCCGGCCAGGAGGAGTGGGAAACGCGAGTCGAGGTGATCGACTCCAAGATCGTCGACGACGACGTGTTCGATCGGCTCGCCGACGATGCACCGTCCGACTACAGGACCAGGCGAAGTGCAGCGCTGACAGAGGTCACAGCGATCGAGGCTTCCGACCCGAACGCATTCGATCCTGTGCAGTCACCCGAGCACGACAGGGGCATACCGCCGATCGTGCTGTCAGCCATCCCGGACCTGAAACTCGACAGGGCGGATGTCGAGAAGATCATCTACGGGGTACCCGACAACAAGGCTGGCGGTCACCTGTTCGGGGTGACTCGCCCTGGCAAGAGCGAGACACCGCGAGCATGGACCCCAGCCCGGTTTCTTCTTGCGCTACTGCTGCTCACCGTCGGATACCACTACGAAGCGTTCAGCGGCGATCGGCGGGTACGGCGCCTAGAGGTCAACGGCGTGATCTTCGAGCTGTCCACGTACACGCAGGGCGGGAAGACGAAGTTCCGGTCGTTCTTCGCGCTCAACGGGGCCGGTGTCTACAAGATCGACCGTGCGACGGGTCGCCGCGTTCCGGTGCCGCTGGATCGGCGTCTCCTGTACCGGGACGATCTGTGA